A stretch of the Marasmius oreades isolate 03SP1 chromosome 8, whole genome shotgun sequence genome encodes the following:
- a CDS encoding uncharacterized protein (MEROPS:MER0000940) translates to MASVNSASFKSVLSRTGEQPVNHMKDVVNRDRARAQKLQSGMQPHGPLAFHELRKKPAHHVGAPATEDHNNTSVDVTDSAVTYVMPVAIGNPATTFSLLIDTGSSNTWVGAHKGYTPTSTSQTQGNEVQVTYGSGSFVGTEYTDTVALSPNMVIQDQSIGVAKRAQGFGDPNVHGILGIGPVVLTQSTVKDMPSVPTITDNMLSQGIIKTESIGIFFAPTPDKSQNLANGELTFGAVDESKIITPMKYVPITKTSPANRYWGIDQTIKYDGSEIMSKSAGIVDTGTTLIMLATDTLEKYKNATGAVFDRATGLLTVTDEQFKEMKSMEFHIGGTTYELTPNGQIWPRAMNASVGGRADTIYLVFADMGQPSGSGLDFINGFAFLQRFYSVYDTTNSRVGFAETQFTRAETN, encoded by the exons ATGGCCTCAGTCAACTCCGCCTCCTTCAAGAGCGTTCTCTCCCGCACTGGCGAGCAGCCCGTCAACCACATGAAAGATGTTGTAAACCGCGACCGTGCCCGAGCTCAGAAGCTCCAGAGCGGGATGCAGCCCCACGGCCCTCTCGCTTTCCACGAACTTAGGAAGAAACCAGCTCATCACGTCGGAGCGCCAGCCACCGAAGATCATAACAATACGTCCGTGGACGTCACTGATAGTG CTGTCACCTATGTTATGCCCGTAG CTATCGGGAACCCTGCTACAACATTCAGCCTTTTGATTGACACGG GAAGCTCCAATACCTGGGTTGGCGCTCATAAAGGATACACACCAACCTCAACGAGCCAGAC ACAAGGAAATGAAGTT CAAGTGACTTATGGATCAGGATCTTTCGTTGGTACTGAGT ACACCGACACTGTCGCACTATCTCCAAATATGGTCATCCAGGATCAATCCATCGGTGTGGCCAAACGCGCTCAAGGGTTTGGAGACCCTAACGTCCATGGTATTCTGGG AATTGGTCCAGTTGTCCTCACTCAAA GCACTGTTAAAGACATGCCCTCTGTCCCTACCATCACGGACAACATGCTCAGTCAAGGAATTATCAAAACAGAATCTATCGGAATCTTTTTTGCTCCAACCCCTGACAAGAGTCAGAATCTCGCTAATGGCGAGCTTACTTTTGGTGCTGTTGATGAGAGCAA GATCATTACACCCATGAAATATGTCCCTATCACCAAGACCTCTCCCGCCAACCGCTACTGGGGTATCGATCAGACCATCAAGTACGATGGAAGCGAAATCATGAGCAAAAGTGCAGGCATCGTCGACACCGGAACAACCCTCATCATGCTCGCGACTGACACTCTCGAGAAGTACAAGAACGCCACTGGCGCTGTCTTCGATCG GGCGACCGGACTTCTCACCGTCACTGATGAACAGTTCAAGGAAATGAAGAGCATGGAGTTCCATATTGGTGGG ACCACATACGAGCTTACACCTAATGGTCAAATCTGGCCACGTGCAATGAATGCATCGGTCGGTGGCCGCGCGGACACAATCTACCTTGTATTTGCCGACATGGGACAACCCTCTGGAAGTGGACTTGATTTCATTA ACGGTTTTGCTTTCCTGCAGAGATTCTACAGTGTGTACGATACGACCAATAGCCGTGTTGGTTTCGCCGAGACACAGTTTACTCGTGCCGAAACCAACTAG
- a CDS encoding uncharacterized protein (MEROPS:MER0000940): protein MPVAVGKPPTTFNLLIDTGSANIWVGVHKGYTPTSTSQTQGNEVQVTYGSGSFVGTEYTDTIALSPNMIIKNQSIGVATSTEGFEDPNVHGVLGLGPVLLTLGTVKNMTYVPTITDNMLSQGIIKKESIGIFFAPTPDKRHNLANGQITFGGIDVSKITTPMKYVPITKSFPANRHWGIDLAIKYDGSEIMSECAGIVDSGTTLVMLATETFEKYKKATGAVFDRATGLLTVTDEQFKKMKSMEFHIGGTTYEFIPNAQICPRAMNETIGGSADKIYLLFADMGQLTGGIDFIIGLAFLLRYYSEYDTTNKRVGFAETEFTYVETN, encoded by the exons ATGCCCGTAG CCGTCGGGAAACCTCCTACAACATTCAACCTTTTGATTGACACGG GAAGCGCCAACATCTGGGTTGGCGTTCACAAAGGATACACACCAACCTCAACGAGCCAGAC ACAAGGAAATGAAGTT CAAGTGACTTATGGATCAGGATCTTTCGTTGGTACTGAGT ACACCGACACTATCGCACTATCTCCAAATATGATCATCAAGAATCAATCCATCGGTGTGGCCACAAGCACTGAAGGTTTTGAAGACCCCAATGTCCATGGTGTTCTGGG ATTGGGTCCAGTTCTCCTCACTCTAG GCACTGTTAAAAACATGACCTATGTCCCTACCATCACGGACAACATGCTCAGTCAAGGAATTATCAAAAAAGAGTCTATCGGAATCTTTTTTGCTCCAACTCCTGACAAGCGTCACAACCTCGCCAACGGCCAGATCACTTTTGGTGGTATTGATGTGAGCAA GATCACTACGCCCATGAAATATGTCCCTATTACcaagtcctttcccgccaaCCGCCACTGGGGTATTGATCTGGCCATCAAGTACGATGGAAGTGAAATCATGAGCGAATGTGCAGGCATCGTCGACTCCGGAACAACCCTCGTCATGCTCGCGACGGAAACTTTCGAGAAGTACAAGAAAGCCACTGGCGCTGTCTTCGATCG GGCGACTGGTCTTCTCACCGTCACTGAtgaacagttcaagaagatgaagagcaTGGAGTTCCATATTGGTGGG ACCACATACGAGTTTATACCTAATGCTCAAATCTGTCCTCGTGCAATGAATGAGACGATCGGTGGCAGCGCGGACAAAATCTACCTCCTATTTGCCGACATGGGACAACTCACTGGAGGAATTGATTTCATTA TCGGTCTTGCTTTCCTGCTGAGATACTACAGCGAGTACGACACGACCAACAAGCGAGTTGGTTTCGCCGAGACAGAATTTActtacgtcgaaacgaactAG
- a CDS encoding uncharacterized protein (CAZy:CE10) produces the protein MQSDEPLTLVYKTCDSGPIRLDVHPPTEVISGVGAIVYFHGGGLTVGNRKSWFPTWLQKRVNQAGHLLICPDYRLLPTGGVTGHEILQDIRDLFAFIFGSEFEKALDKLQSKEGASSKLDPNRIAVAGTSSGGTCAYLAAIHIEPRPRAVLSMYGMGGDFLIPHYYTSKTTPFFRGRELLEPKKFTQYLYPSVSSEPSKSISESSLEYHPPTSPTPGYPANPHMLLSRLYLQLGSFLDYYTGQHHPSLSASLRETSYQNSEPGTRKLLPGNIDDRHSCLFPSLNVHPNWPPTLLVHGSEDSAVPVAESQHLHELLLAAGVSSELKVVEGKEHSFDYEPDAETKYQDLFDHIGRFLDTQLR, from the exons ATGCAAAGCGACGAGCCTTTGACATTGGTCTACAAAACTTGCGATTCTGGACCGATTAGATTGGACGTTCACCCTCCGACTGAAGTGATCTCGGGCGTTGGTGCGATTGTATACTTTCATGGTGGTGGCCTCACAGTCGGAAATCGCAAGAGCTGGTTTCCGACATGGTTGCAGA AACGCGTGAATCAAGCAGGGCACCTCTTAATATGTCCGGATTATCGTCTCCTTCCAACCGGTGGTGTAACCGGGCACGAGATACTACAAGACATTCGCGATCTCTTCGCTTTCATCTTCGGCTCCGAATTTGAGAAAGCTCTAGACAAACTTCAATCAAAAGAAGGGGCATCCTCCAAACTCGACCCCAATAGGATCGCTGTCGCTGGAACAAGTTCAGGTGGTACCTGTGCTTATCTTGCAGCTATCCACATAGAACCTAGACCACGAGCAGTATTATCAATGTACGGCATGGGTGGCGACTTTCTG ATTCCACACTACTACACATCAAAGACAACGCCCTTCTTTCGCGGACGAGAACTATTGGAGCCCAAGAAGTTCACTCAGTATCTCTATCCGTCCGTCTCTTCGGAGCCTTCAAAATCCATCTCAGAATCTTCACTAGAGTACCACCCACCAACATCCCCCACGCCTGGTTATCCTGCAAATCCTCACATGCTTCTTTCACGACTTTATCTTCAGCTTGGCTCGTTCCTCGACTACTACACTGGCCAGCATCACCCAAGCCTGAGCGCTTCCTTACGTGAAACGTCCTACCAAAATTCGGAACCTGGAACCAGGAAACTACTACCGGGAAACATAGACGATCGTCATTCCTGTCTATTTCCTAGCTTGAATGTACATCCAAACTGGCCACCAACTCTCCTCGTTCACGGTTCCGAAGACAGTGCCGTTCCAGTTGCCGAATCTCAGCATCTGCACGAATTGCTGCTAGCGGCGGGAGTGTCGTCCGAATTGAAAGTCgtagaaggaaaagaacacTCATTCGATTATGAGCCTGACGCGGAGACTAAATACCAAGATTTATTTGACCATATTGGTCGCTTCTTGGATACCCAGCTTAGGTAG